The following coding sequences are from one Candidatus Hadarchaeales archaeon window:
- a CDS encoding ribonucleoside triphosphate reductase, with the protein MVVTYRSKDNIGLPSLPKKVRKRGGRLQDFDPEKITRGIFRAAQDVGGTDRRLAEMITREVLEKLPKEEIVDTRTIGDIVEKVLIERGHAKTAKAYILYRRHREELHRLRLTSLEVERLVDEYIGRIDWRVNENANVPVSMSGLEHHVAGVVISNYTLSRVYPLEISDAHVNGDYHIHDLYRGITGYCAGWSLPKLLQEGFNGVPHRVSSKPPKHLDTALLQMVNFIGTLSNEWAGAMAFNSVDTLLAPFVRKDKLDYKHVKQAIQTFVFNLNVTTRFGGQTPFTNITLDLTIPEDLANQPAIVGGEPWEPYGDFQEEANMINRAFLEVFMEGDADGRPMTFPIPTYGITKDFEWDSDLADLLFEMTSKYGLAYFSNFISSDLRLSDVRSMCCRLRLDLRELRNKVAGGLFGAADATGSVGVVTINLPRIGYLSRNEDEFFERLSYIMELAKKSLEIKRTLVERNMQNGLLPYTLRYLGTLENHFSTIGLVGMHEACLNLLGVGIDTQEGHEFAIKVLDFMRERISDFQEETGHLFNLEATPAESTSYRLALIDKQKYPQIKTSGSKTPYYTNSTQLPVNYKMTLAEVVKHQEPLQVRYTGGTVLHVFVGEEAPDKNGCKVLIRRIFEKSRLPYVTITPTFSICPDHGYMRGKYYNCPKCGKQAEVYSRIVGYFRPVQDWNAGKKEEFEERSYYDRRIEEISSRVEV; encoded by the coding sequence ATGGTTGTAACTTACAGGAGCAAAGATAATATTGGTCTACCATCACTTCCTAAGAAAGTCAGAAAGAGAGGTGGACGGCTTCAGGATTTTGATCCTGAAAAAATCACACGGGGGATTTTCCGCGCCGCACAAGATGTAGGCGGAACTGACAGAAGACTTGCCGAGATGATAACTCGAGAGGTTCTGGAAAAGCTTCCGAAAGAGGAGATAGTAGACACGAGAACAATTGGAGACATTGTTGAGAAAGTTCTAATAGAAAGAGGACATGCAAAAACAGCGAAAGCGTATATTCTCTATCGTAGACATAGAGAGGAGCTTCACCGTTTGAGATTAACATCGCTTGAGGTAGAGAGGCTAGTGGATGAGTATATTGGAAGAATAGATTGGCGAGTCAATGAAAACGCAAACGTTCCTGTATCTATGAGCGGCCTCGAACACCACGTGGCCGGAGTTGTTATCAGCAACTACACTTTATCGAGAGTATACCCGTTAGAGATATCTGATGCTCATGTGAATGGAGATTATCATATCCATGATCTTTATAGGGGGATAACCGGATATTGCGCCGGTTGGAGTCTTCCAAAACTTTTGCAGGAAGGGTTTAACGGAGTTCCACACCGGGTGTCTTCAAAGCCGCCAAAACATCTTGACACAGCACTTCTTCAGATGGTGAACTTCATTGGAACTCTTAGCAATGAGTGGGCTGGAGCAATGGCCTTTAACTCTGTCGACACTCTACTTGCTCCGTTTGTGAGAAAAGATAAACTCGATTATAAGCATGTTAAGCAAGCAATACAGACATTCGTGTTTAATTTGAACGTAACAACAAGATTTGGCGGTCAAACTCCATTCACCAACATAACATTGGATTTAACGATTCCGGAAGATCTTGCTAACCAGCCCGCCATTGTTGGAGGCGAACCTTGGGAGCCCTATGGCGACTTCCAAGAGGAAGCAAACATGATTAACAGAGCTTTCTTGGAGGTTTTCATGGAAGGTGATGCGGACGGAAGACCGATGACATTTCCTATCCCAACTTATGGAATAACTAAGGATTTCGAATGGGATTCCGATCTAGCCGATCTTCTGTTCGAAATGACTTCAAAATATGGACTGGCGTACTTCAGCAATTTCATCAGCTCGGATTTGCGACTGAGTGATGTTCGTTCTATGTGTTGTAGGCTTAGACTAGATCTAAGGGAACTAAGAAACAAGGTTGCTGGAGGTCTTTTCGGAGCGGCAGATGCTACCGGTAGCGTTGGTGTTGTTACAATCAATCTTCCGAGAATTGGTTATCTCAGCAGAAACGAGGACGAGTTCTTTGAGAGACTGAGTTATATAATGGAGCTGGCGAAGAAATCGCTTGAGATAAAGCGCACGCTTGTGGAAAGAAATATGCAAAATGGGCTTCTTCCATATACCCTGAGATATCTTGGAACGCTCGAGAATCACTTCTCCACAATAGGACTCGTCGGTATGCACGAGGCTTGCCTGAACTTGCTAGGAGTCGGAATAGACACACAGGAGGGGCATGAATTCGCGATAAAAGTTTTAGATTTCATGAGGGAGAGAATATCAGATTTTCAGGAAGAAACTGGCCATCTGTTTAACTTGGAAGCAACACCAGCTGAATCTACGTCTTACAGGCTGGCCCTTATCGACAAACAGAAGTATCCACAAATAAAAACCTCCGGATCTAAGACACCGTATTACACGAACTCTACACAACTCCCAGTCAACTATAAAATGACTCTTGCAGAGGTCGTAAAGCATCAAGAGCCGCTGCAGGTTCGTTACACTGGAGGGACTGTGCTACATGTGTTTGTGGGTGAGGAAGCCCCAGACAAAAACGGATGTAAGGTTTTAATCAGACGGATTTTCGAAAAGAGTAGATTACCTTATGTCACAATCACGCCAACGTTCTCGATATGTCCAGATCACGGATATATGCGGGGAAAATATTATAACTGTCCCAAATGTGGAAAACAGGCAGAAGTTTACTCAAGAATTGTCGGTTATTTCAGACCTGTGCAAGATTGGAATGCGGGAAAGAAGGAAGAGTTCGAAGAAAGAAGTTACTACGACAGAAGAATCGAAGAAATCTCATCTAGAGTAGAGGTATAA
- the dcd gene encoding dCTP deaminase produces MLLSDRDILEEMKNKNIIIEPFDPARLQPNGYDISVGPVYYCLRPDLDVLFPFDKELLEKAFVRKVAETRTIEVGGKKFRGRFIEIPPHGFVLAATSERVGTRNGVVASIRTRSSLARCGICVVRGAGWGDVGFDGVWTIEIQSAIDKTFYLPVGLRVGQMVFFKTRSPPQNPYQGKYSGFSEPVLPSLYKDKELSKLVEEIK; encoded by the coding sequence ATGCTGCTGTCAGATAGAGACATTCTTGAAGAAATGAAAAACAAAAATATCATAATTGAACCGTTTGATCCTGCAAGATTGCAGCCGAATGGTTATGATATCTCTGTTGGTCCTGTCTATTACTGCCTGCGTCCAGATTTGGATGTTCTTTTTCCGTTTGATAAGGAGCTACTCGAGAAAGCTTTCGTGAGGAAAGTTGCGGAAACTAGAACGATTGAAGTTGGGGGGAAAAAGTTCCGCGGCAGGTTCATAGAGATTCCTCCACACGGATTTGTGCTCGCAGCGACCAGCGAGAGAGTCGGGACGAGAAATGGCGTAGTGGCATCGATACGCACGAGATCTTCTCTAGCGAGATGTGGGATTTGTGTAGTGAGGGGAGCAGGCTGGGGGGATGTCGGGTTTGACGGTGTTTGGACAATAGAGATTCAGTCGGCGATAGACAAGACGTTTTACTTACCGGTCGGGTTGAGGGTTGGACAAATGGTTTTCTTCAAAACGAGAAGCCCGCCTCAAAACCCATATCAAGGAAAATATTCTGGATTTTCAGAGCCAGTTCTTCCATCACTTTACAAAGACAAAGAGCTGAGTAAATTAGTGGAGGAAATAAAGTGA
- the thyX gene encoding FAD-dependent thymidylate synthase — MKVELLAFTPDPEKIAAVSARSCRSMKSAKELLESENEEKLLKVLKTCVELGHTSVLEHAVFTFSISGISRACTHELVRHRIASYSQQSQRTVKMESDIYIVPPSVREKPEAMAVYQEVMTKVKDAYSKLVEMGIPLEDARYVLTNATPTNIVVTMNARSLLNFFELRCCLKAQWEIRELANEMLRLVKKIAPRIFEKAGPPCISRKTCPYKDESCPMFKVTL, encoded by the coding sequence GTGAAGGTGGAGCTTCTGGCTTTCACACCAGACCCGGAGAAAATAGCAGCAGTGTCTGCAAGATCTTGTAGGTCGATGAAGAGTGCAAAGGAACTTTTGGAAAGCGAGAATGAGGAGAAGCTTCTAAAGGTTCTGAAAACATGTGTGGAGCTCGGACATACATCCGTTTTAGAACACGCTGTGTTCACTTTTTCCATATCTGGCATTTCGCGAGCTTGTACGCATGAGCTTGTTCGCCACCGGATAGCCAGTTATTCTCAACAGAGCCAGAGAACAGTAAAAATGGAAAGCGATATTTATATCGTTCCACCAAGCGTCAGGGAAAAACCCGAGGCGATGGCTGTCTATCAAGAAGTGATGACGAAAGTGAAAGACGCATATTCAAAACTCGTGGAAATGGGAATTCCTCTTGAAGATGCGAGATACGTTTTAACAAATGCGACCCCAACGAACATCGTTGTGACAATGAATGCAAGATCTCTTCTGAATTTCTTCGAGCTGAGGTGCTGTTTGAAAGCACAATGGGAGATCAGAGAACTGGCGAACGAAATGTTGAGGCTTGTAAAGAAAATCGCGCCAAGAATTTTTGAAAAAGCTGGACCGCCCTGCATAAGCAGAAAGACTTGTCCGTATAAAGATGAGAGTTGTCCAATGTTCAAGGTGACCCTTTGA
- a CDS encoding anaerobic ribonucleoside-triphosphate reductase activating protein gives MISGVVPLSTIDWPGKISVVVFMSGCNMRCPWCQNPDCVLGGVKMEIEEVLRTIERSIPMIDAIILSGGEPTLHPQECFEILKFGKKLGLLGALETNGTQPEVLREILPYLDFLAVDVKAPISDPNLYSLVAGGVQVDTGKIVESLKIAMDSGIELEPRTTIVPGLNDNETIVERICRDLHEIGVRKLRLTQFRNERTLDPEFQKIQPPSREKLIKLAQIAHHLKIDVCIFTAERGLEKIS, from the coding sequence TTGATCTCTGGAGTTGTTCCTCTTTCAACGATAGATTGGCCGGGAAAAATTTCGGTTGTTGTTTTCATGAGCGGATGCAATATGCGGTGTCCCTGGTGCCAAAACCCAGATTGCGTGCTTGGGGGAGTTAAAATGGAAATAGAGGAAGTTTTACGAACAATTGAAAGATCCATTCCAATGATCGACGCCATAATCCTTTCTGGAGGAGAACCAACACTTCATCCGCAGGAATGTTTTGAAATCCTAAAGTTTGGAAAAAAGCTCGGACTTCTCGGAGCTTTAGAAACGAATGGAACACAGCCAGAAGTCTTGAGGGAGATCCTTCCATATTTGGACTTCTTGGCTGTGGACGTGAAGGCGCCCATATCCGACCCGAATCTTTACTCACTGGTCGCCGGTGGAGTTCAGGTGGATACGGGAAAGATCGTGGAAAGTTTGAAAATTGCCATGGATTCTGGCATCGAACTGGAGCCTAGGACAACAATTGTGCCAGGACTGAACGACAATGAAACAATCGTTGAGAGAATCTGCAGGGATCTTCACGAAATCGGGGTGCGAAAACTCAGATTAACACAGTTCAGAAATGAGAGAACTCTTGACCCGGAGTTCCAGAAGATACAACCGCCCAGCAGAGAAAAACTCATAAAGCTGGCACAGATTGCCCACCATTTGAAAATAGATGTGTGTATATTCACGGCGGAACGGGGATTGGAAAAAATTTCATGA
- the minD gene encoding cell division ATPase MinD, whose amino-acid sequence MRPRPRSISITSGKGGTGKTTLAANLGVALSAMGKKVTILDADLTMANLALVMGIDQIKASLLDVIKGRAKLSEALRESHGVRLLPAGFRFEDAHEALAGVDRKKVRQVIQDLLSSSDFILIDAPAGLQETTILSMAAAKEMLLVCNPTYTSIVDGYKVLRFAGLMGCWARGVVVNRVERKSEVPPEEIEEFLSRAYEGIHVLTEIPEDRKVQEAELHGMPFVVYDPDCKASEAIYKLAEIIVGKADPPQLQQSSLTETSERLIRVLTGKL is encoded by the coding sequence GTGCGTCCCAGGCCCAGATCTATTTCGATAACCTCCGGTAAAGGAGGAACGGGAAAGACAACCTTGGCGGCAAATTTAGGTGTGGCTCTTTCCGCTATGGGTAAGAAAGTCACGATTTTGGATGCCGACTTGACGATGGCCAACCTCGCTCTTGTAATGGGCATAGACCAGATAAAAGCGAGTCTGCTCGACGTCATCAAAGGTAGAGCAAAACTTTCGGAAGCCTTGAGGGAAAGCCACGGGGTAAGACTACTCCCGGCAGGCTTCAGGTTCGAGGATGCCCACGAAGCCCTCGCAGGAGTAGATAGAAAAAAGGTCCGCCAAGTTATTCAAGATCTTCTGAGTTCTTCGGATTTCATCCTTATAGATGCCCCCGCAGGTCTTCAAGAAACAACAATACTCTCAATGGCTGCTGCCAAGGAGATGCTTCTCGTTTGCAATCCCACCTACACAAGCATAGTTGACGGTTACAAAGTTCTCCGCTTCGCTGGTTTGATGGGTTGCTGGGCGAGAGGGGTAGTCGTTAATCGTGTTGAAAGAAAATCCGAAGTCCCACCCGAGGAAATAGAGGAGTTTTTGAGCAGAGCATACGAAGGAATTCATGTCTTGACCGAGATTCCGGAGGACAGAAAAGTTCAGGAGGCAGAGCTTCATGGGATGCCATTTGTTGTTTACGACCCGGACTGCAAAGCCTCAGAGGCGATATACAAGCTCGCCGAAATAATCGTTGGAAAAGCAGATCCTCCCCAGCTTCAGCAGTCATCTCTGACGGAGACAAGCGAAAGACTCATCCGGGTACTCACCGGAAAGCTATAG
- a CDS encoding CS domain-containing protein: MTDRKRRKPSDFWDWDDFEELFEKFMRDALRFFKDIEKEQEFYMRKAQPMFVSFRIVQDGKNPPRIEFSRGGPGIRPVEEVRPHKIEIKPAKMEKKPGVKYEEAPYTYNVDPSKVSIEINVEGVESEDNIEMDFGEESVEVKIYSPKTGKNYFAALPLPGEVNPDETEIKVEKDKVVIKIPRGYTIRQY; this comes from the coding sequence ATGACTGATAGAAAAAGGAGAAAACCATCAGACTTTTGGGATTGGGACGATTTCGAGGAACTTTTTGAAAAATTCATGAGAGATGCGTTAAGATTCTTCAAAGATATTGAAAAAGAGCAAGAGTTTTACATGCGCAAAGCACAACCAATGTTTGTTTCTTTTCGCATCGTTCAAGATGGGAAAAATCCTCCAAGAATAGAATTTTCACGTGGTGGGCCTGGAATTCGACCGGTAGAAGAAGTAAGGCCACATAAAATCGAAATAAAGCCTGCAAAAATGGAGAAGAAACCCGGAGTGAAATACGAGGAAGCTCCGTATACTTACAATGTCGACCCGAGTAAAGTGAGCATCGAGATAAACGTTGAGGGTGTTGAAAGCGAAGATAACATCGAAATGGATTTCGGAGAGGAATCTGTCGAAGTGAAGATATACTCGCCGAAAACTGGAAAGAACTATTTTGCCGCACTTCCCCTGCCTGGAGAAGTTAACCCAGATGAAACAGAGATAAAAGTTGAGAAAGACAAAGTTGTGATCAAAATCCCGCGTGGATACACAATCAGGCAGTATTGA
- a CDS encoding CDC48 family AAA ATPase, with the protein MEEIKLTVAESRYHSDVGRGIARLPPDIMEMLKVREGDAIEIRGRKTTGAIVLESYEDEGLNIIRIDGYTRKNAEVSIGEKVVVTKADVKEAKSVVLAPEKPLGYKVREDEIKPQLIGRVVTSGDMVLLVSAIPSFFSFSLGPIAFTVVNTSPGGIVKILDNTKIITLSEPSGVVKPVTYEDIGGLKEELARVREMIELPLKHPELFDRLGIEPPKGVILYGPPGTGKTLIARAVANEAGANFYVINGPEIMSKYYGESEARLREIFEEAEKNAPSIIFIDEIDSIAPKREEVTGEVERRVVATLNTLMDGLKARGKVIVIGATNRINALDPALRRPGRFDREIEIGIPDKEGRKEILQIHTRGMPLAKDVDLDYYAEITYGFVGADLAALCREAAMNALRRVLPEINLEEKTIPSEVLAKLVVTKEDFDNALKIVEPSALREVLVEVPNVKWEDIGGLEKVKQELKEAVEWPLKYPEAFRKIGIEPPKGILLYGPPGTGKTLLAKAVATESEANFISVKGPELLSKWVGESERGVREVFRKAKMAAPCVIFFDEIDSLVPRRGSGFGDAHVTERVISQLLTEMDGIEKLENVVVIGATNRPDLVDPALLRPGRFDRVIYVPPPDFSARLEILKIHTKKMSLADDVNLEEIARKTEGYSGADLAAVCREAGMLVLRENIKGDKVHMKHFEQAMQIVRPSLTPEIIRAYETFQDRYTRRTAEEATGMHY; encoded by the coding sequence ATGGAGGAAATTAAACTAACTGTGGCAGAGAGCAGATATCATTCTGACGTTGGAAGAGGTATCGCGCGTTTGCCTCCAGACATCATGGAAATGCTGAAAGTAAGGGAAGGCGATGCCATTGAAATTCGAGGAAGAAAAACCACTGGCGCTATAGTGCTGGAAAGTTACGAGGACGAGGGACTCAACATCATAAGAATAGACGGCTACACGAGAAAGAACGCCGAGGTCTCAATTGGTGAAAAAGTTGTTGTAACAAAAGCGGACGTGAAGGAGGCGAAATCTGTAGTGCTTGCCCCAGAAAAACCGCTTGGATATAAAGTGAGAGAAGACGAAATAAAACCACAACTCATAGGTCGCGTCGTGACTTCCGGGGATATGGTACTTTTAGTGTCCGCGATCCCCTCTTTCTTTTCCTTCAGTTTAGGTCCCATTGCCTTCACTGTCGTAAATACCTCGCCTGGCGGGATAGTCAAAATCTTAGATAACACAAAAATAATCACATTGAGCGAACCGAGTGGAGTCGTCAAGCCAGTAACCTATGAGGACATCGGTGGATTAAAAGAAGAGCTTGCACGAGTCCGCGAAATGATCGAACTCCCGCTCAAGCATCCGGAGCTTTTTGATAGACTCGGAATAGAACCGCCGAAAGGGGTTATCCTCTACGGGCCACCCGGAACTGGAAAAACTCTGATAGCCAGAGCGGTTGCGAACGAGGCTGGGGCCAATTTCTATGTCATAAACGGTCCTGAGATAATGAGCAAATACTATGGTGAAAGTGAGGCAAGATTGAGAGAAATTTTCGAAGAAGCCGAGAAAAACGCTCCTTCGATAATCTTCATTGATGAAATCGACTCTATTGCGCCGAAGAGAGAAGAAGTGACGGGAGAGGTTGAGAGAAGGGTCGTCGCCACTCTGAACACTCTGATGGACGGACTCAAGGCCAGAGGCAAAGTTATAGTCATCGGTGCCACAAACAGAATAAACGCACTCGATCCAGCGCTCAGGAGACCTGGAAGATTTGACCGGGAGATAGAAATAGGAATACCTGACAAAGAAGGTAGAAAAGAAATTTTGCAAATCCACACGAGAGGTATGCCTTTAGCGAAGGATGTCGATCTTGACTACTATGCGGAAATAACGTATGGATTTGTTGGTGCGGATTTGGCCGCTCTCTGCAGAGAAGCCGCAATGAACGCCCTGCGCCGAGTTCTGCCGGAGATCAATCTCGAGGAAAAAACAATTCCTTCCGAAGTTCTAGCAAAACTAGTTGTCACAAAAGAAGATTTTGATAACGCGTTAAAGATCGTTGAACCATCGGCACTGAGAGAAGTTTTGGTCGAGGTTCCAAATGTCAAATGGGAAGACATTGGAGGACTCGAAAAAGTCAAGCAAGAGCTGAAAGAAGCCGTCGAGTGGCCGTTGAAATATCCTGAGGCATTCAGAAAGATTGGCATAGAGCCACCAAAAGGGATACTTCTATATGGGCCACCCGGAACTGGAAAGACTTTACTAGCGAAGGCGGTAGCGACCGAGAGTGAGGCGAACTTCATCTCGGTCAAAGGACCGGAGCTCCTTTCAAAGTGGGTTGGCGAATCAGAGCGCGGAGTTAGGGAAGTCTTTAGGAAGGCGAAAATGGCTGCGCCCTGCGTAATTTTCTTCGACGAAATAGACTCTCTCGTTCCAAGAAGAGGCTCGGGCTTCGGAGACGCCCACGTCACGGAAAGAGTCATAAGCCAGTTGTTAACGGAGATGGATGGAATAGAAAAACTCGAAAACGTTGTTGTGATAGGTGCGACGAACAGACCAGATCTCGTCGATCCTGCCCTTTTGAGGCCTGGACGATTTGACCGCGTCATCTACGTTCCGCCGCCAGATTTCAGCGCACGATTGGAGATTCTGAAGATTCACACGAAAAAAATGTCATTAGCGGATGATGTAAACTTGGAGGAAATAGCGAGAAAAACGGAGGGATACTCTGGTGCCGATCTGGCAGCCGTCTGCAGGGAGGCTGGCATGCTGGTTCTCAGGGAAAACATAAAGGGAGATAAAGTTCATATGAAACACTTCGAGCAGGCGATGCAGATCGTCAGACCTTCGCTAACTCCGGAGATCATCAGAGCATATGAAACATTTCAGGATAGATATACGCGCAGAACTGCGGAAGAAGCAACGGGCATGCATTACTGA
- a CDS encoding PRC-barrel domain-containing protein: MAYILASKLRSIPVISDRGLQVGKVIDLSFDETSGKIISLIVKPVSSEAFTNFPKNEDGTISLPFTAVVSIKDFVVVSEKVIGIHLMKSTPEKPESSSLPPV; encoded by the coding sequence TTGGCATACATACTTGCAAGCAAGCTCAGATCAATACCAGTGATATCTGACCGGGGACTCCAAGTTGGAAAGGTGATCGACCTTTCTTTTGATGAAACAAGCGGAAAGATAATTTCACTCATCGTTAAACCTGTAAGTAGCGAGGCCTTTACCAACTTTCCGAAAAACGAGGATGGGACCATCTCGCTTCCGTTTACCGCTGTTGTGTCAATAAAAGATTTCGTTGTCGTCAGCGAAAAAGTCATCGGAATTCACCTGATGAAAAGCACACCAGAAAAGCCCGAGTCCTCTTCCCTACCACCCGTATAG
- a CDS encoding metallophosphoesterase family protein: MRIGLIADVHGNLSAFRAVMREMPRVEKIFCAGDLVGMCVRPKQVVRLVKRKKISCVLGDCDLAVITGSFERLSEEFKTACAWTRAKLDDETMKFLRGLPKKIETKIGGFKIMVVHGSPSDALYGRVSPEMPNESLSKILADVDADIVIIGHTHLQFFKMFFGKLVINPGSVGHPKDRNPNAGFAVLDLRGENPRVEIKRVKYPVEEEISLMKKESLPSSLASRLLYGW; the protein is encoded by the coding sequence ATGAGAATAGGTCTGATCGCGGATGTGCATGGAAATCTCTCAGCCTTCCGTGCCGTGATGAGAGAGATGCCCAGAGTGGAGAAAATCTTTTGTGCTGGAGATCTCGTTGGCATGTGTGTCAGGCCTAAGCAGGTTGTAAGACTTGTGAAAAGGAAAAAAATATCCTGCGTGCTTGGTGACTGCGATTTAGCGGTCATCACAGGCTCTTTTGAAAGACTTTCTGAAGAGTTCAAAACAGCATGTGCATGGACGAGAGCAAAGCTCGATGACGAAACGATGAAGTTTTTGAGAGGTTTGCCAAAGAAAATAGAGACAAAGATTGGCGGTTTCAAGATCATGGTAGTTCACGGCAGCCCAAGTGATGCTCTCTATGGTAGAGTCTCCCCCGAGATGCCAAATGAAAGTCTTTCAAAAATATTAGCCGATGTGGACGCCGACATCGTGATCATTGGTCACACACATCTACAATTCTTCAAGATGTTTTTCGGTAAACTCGTCATAAATCCGGGAAGCGTCGGTCATCCTAAAGACAGAAATCCAAACGCAGGATTTGCGGTTCTCGATCTCAGAGGAGAGAATCCGCGCGTGGAGATAAAGCGCGTGAAGTATCCCGTAGAAGAAGAAATTTCTCTGATGAAGAAGGAATCGCTTCCGTCCTCTCTTGCGAGTAGGCTTCTATACGGGTGGTAG
- a CDS encoding phosphoglycolate phosphatase — MTARLLVLDIDGTITDRQRKLNLRAAEAMRKAEERGLKICLASGNVLPFVDAVATMIGISGPLIAEDGGVLLINKKMRLLGGREEVDRALEVLKRELGVVETRSSPFRLAGGAIERTVSVEDVRKTLILHGFNLAVVDSGFAIHIKEPHVNKGNALRAVAESLGIPLEEIVAVADGPNDIELLKTAGKSFAVADSPDDVKRICTGVTNSPDGDGVIEVIEAILAGLL; from the coding sequence GTGACGGCAAGACTTCTCGTCCTAGACATAGATGGAACGATAACGGATAGGCAAAGAAAACTGAACCTTAGAGCAGCCGAGGCGATGAGAAAAGCTGAGGAAAGAGGTCTCAAAATTTGCTTGGCGAGTGGCAACGTTCTTCCGTTTGTGGATGCCGTAGCAACGATGATCGGAATTTCAGGTCCGCTGATAGCCGAGGATGGGGGCGTTTTGCTCATAAATAAGAAAATGAGATTGCTGGGGGGACGAGAGGAGGTTGACAGAGCTCTTGAGGTTTTGAAGAGGGAACTTGGGGTTGTTGAAACGAGGAGCTCTCCTTTCAGGTTAGCCGGGGGAGCGATAGAGCGGACGGTTTCAGTTGAAGACGTTCGAAAAACTCTGATCTTGCACGGGTTCAATCTTGCTGTTGTTGATTCTGGGTTTGCCATTCATATAAAAGAGCCACATGTCAACAAGGGAAACGCTTTGAGAGCTGTCGCAGAATCACTTGGAATTCCCTTGGAAGAGATAGTTGCCGTGGCCGACGGTCCGAACGACATCGAACTTCTCAAAACTGCTGGAAAGAGCTTCGCCGTGGCCGATTCGCCTGATGATGTGAAGCGAATATGCACAGGTGTAACGAATTCTCCAGATGGCGACGGTGTCATCGAAGTCATTGAGGCGATTCTCGCAGGTTTACTTTAA